Part of the Drosophila pseudoobscura strain MV-25-SWS-2005 chromosome 2, UCI_Dpse_MV25, whole genome shotgun sequence genome, AGAACCCACACGGAACTCTGGCAGTTTTAATCTGCGCGTATATAGCTTTATATATATGCGATTTCGGTTCCTGTGCTAGATACTAGATATTAGCGCCTGGCGCGTTCGATTTTATTGATTCTTAAACTAGTCTGCGGCGAAGAGTGTAGTCAGTGACTGATTActcaaatcaaaattttttcTCATATCGGAACCATTTTTTTACATCACAAATCAATGTTTCTACAAACCAAATAATTAATTACTAATTAGGAATACTCACAACATCGTTATACTTGTTAAATCGTGCGTGCCGATAGAAACATCTcacaaaatgaaatttgaaaataGTTTGTTTACGAAATTTCGGCAACATTTTCACAAATTTTGTGCCGCAAGAGGCAAATAGCGAAATAACGCTACAATTTTGAAATAGAGGACTTTGAATTTCGATCTGGTAATCGTATTagaatatatttttcaaatttgaTAACGTAAAGTGAAACGAACGATTTCGTAGGCAACAAAATCATTCTGaaactttttaaaatttgACACTAAATAGTTGATAAACAAACATTTTATTACATGTATCGCAAATACATTACATCGAGTATATTGatgttatatatttattcaatCATGTTCTTCATTCGTTCGAATAATTTATCATATTCGTGGGTCTATTATGAccattatttttcaattttttttataaatgttCACCTTATATTCATTCGCCATCATGTCACTCCAAATTCGTACGGTAATTTTAAAAAGTACAATTTTATAtactttttcattttttttttatcaatgTAAGTACATTTGCTATCAAGTAAATCGGAACTATAATACAACCCATTATCATAAACTATTTTCAAATGTCATAATCCAATCGGGATTATGTGTTTAACCATAAATTCAAACTCGAAtacttttttcaattttttttttataaaaatgtatacaaatgAAGTTGAAGTATGTGTCAAATAAAGATATGATCAACAGTCTACTCTCCGTCTTCTTATTCCTCTTCGCCGTCGCGTTTTTTCTCGAACAGTGCCAGGAAGATGCCGTCGGTCAGATCGCTGTCGGGCAGGCAGTACAAGCAGTTCTTGCCAATTTTGGCGTACTCCTTGTCGCCCACGTTCTGCCACTTGTTGCGCAGCGCCTTCTTGCAGCTGAGCATTTTGAAGGAGGGATTCAGCTGCAAGCAGCGCTGCACCACCTGCTCGTTCTCCTCCTTCCACAGCGAGCACGTGCAGTAGGCGATTCGCTTGACGTTGGGAAAGGCGCTCATCGCATGCGAAAGGATCTTGATCTGCAGGCCCGCTAGCTTATAGAGGCGCTTGTCGTCTTTCTGCTCGTCGCAGACGCTAATACGGCTCTGCATGCCATTGCCCGAGCAGCTCGGATCCACCAGTATGTACTCCACATCCGGACAGCGGGTTGCATCTACAGACGAAAGGAATGTTTGAGGACGGATAATCAATCTGGTTCAAATTATTTGACTTACCCATGGTCAAGGCATCGCCCAGAATGGGCGTGACAATCTCACATCCGGCCTCATTGGTAATATCGCACAAGGCCCTGTACCGTTCCTGAGACTGTTCAACGGCATAGATACGTCCCTTGTTCTGCATCACATTGCACATGTGCAGCGTTTTCATGCCTGGAGCGGCGCAAAGGTCCAGTACGGTGGATCCCACTGGCGGTGCCAACAACTCCGCAGCCAGACTGGTGGCCTTGTTCTGCAGAATGAACTTCTTGCTGTGAACGAAGTCGTGGCCGGCCCAGTAGTGTGCCCATTTGGGATGGAATATCAGTACGCCCTCGACGTGCAGATCCGTCATGAACTCATCCTCTTCCATGGCCCGGATGGCAGTCAGAAAGTCCGCATATGTTGCCTCGGCTGGCAGCTCCTTGCGCCGCCATTCCTCGCTGGACAGGTACTCCAATGCTTCGGCAATGCTGAGCAGATTCGTATTGACGCGAACATAGCGCGGATTTGGCTCTGTGTGGTGATACAAATGAAAGAGCCACGTTTAAAAGTGTGTTAAATGTACTTTTATTTTAGTTGCTTGAACACTATGTTACTGGTACTTCTTCTGCTCAGCTTCATCCTGCTCCACTGTAGGCGCATCCTTTTCGCAGAACGCTTTCATCACGTAGAGAGCCACCACAGCGTTGACCACCAAGACGGCGGTCAGCACGGAATAGCAATTGCGTTCGAAGACGCTCAGTGCGGGGAAGGATTCTTGCAGCCAGCTCTGCACACCAAAAAAGCCCAGGAAGGGCAACGTGAACATGAGAACACTATAGACCACGAGCCAGAGAAACACCTCCAAGCTTCGATCTATCGACTGCTGGCGGGGACGCTCTGCAACTTGCGCATAAACTTCATCGGCCGCTGGAACTGGCTTCGCTGCCAATACGGTTGCcttctttttgttctttttgccCATTGCGGTGCTTTCAACCGGCTAATACTGTTACTAATACGTCAATGTAGGAACACCTGCCTTTCTTTTGGATGTTTGATCCACTTATGGCCTTCTCCAATC contains:
- the Nsun5 gene encoding probable 28S rRNA (cytosine-C(5))-methyltransferase; translated protein: MSKFTHSVKVPTQYKATAKILKVALEKQKSIKSLIFEEKHARVRSLQAVLKHYSDNRGAVDNAIEETSLLKDNPNLDSALAKVLVTELIFGRGQLNGDSKPVQTVREYKERLEKAISGSNIQKKEPNPRYVRVNTNLLSIAEALEYLSSEEWRRKELPAEATYADFLTAIRAMEEDEFMTDLHVEGVLIFHPKWAHYWAGHDFVHSKKFILQNKATSLAAELLAPPVGSTVLDLCAAPGMKTLHMCNVMQNKGRIYAVEQSQERYRALCDITNEAGCEIVTPILGDALTMDATRCPDVEYILVDPSCSGNGMQSRISVCDEQKDDKRLYKLAGLQIKILSHAMSAFPNVKRIAYCTCSLWKEENEQVVQRCLQLNPSFKMLSCKKALRNKWQNVGDKEYAKIGKNCLYCLPDSDLTDGIFLALFEKKRDGEEE
- the LOC13036292 gene encoding uncharacterized protein; the encoded protein is MGKKNKKKATVLAAKPVPAADEVYAQVAERPRQQSIDRSLEVFLWLVVYSVLMFTLPFLGFFGVQSWLQESFPALSVFERNCYSVLTAVLVVNAVVALYVMKAFCEKDAPTVEQDEAEQKKYQ